Proteins encoded by one window of Lathyrus oleraceus cultivar Zhongwan6 chromosome 1, CAAS_Psat_ZW6_1.0, whole genome shotgun sequence:
- the LOC127080455 gene encoding cold shock protein 1 isoform X2: MGKKEKSKANAREHEQVGEATDNLDGASTPSLVFSSDDDDDEANQDLSLRIVEKALRAREAKLATNDAVLNGVDSSLVSPSQQSEFKVMQSDGVLDGSSGITAWEMMEEKKTTKLMVDSGFSSVIVAADQEVEEIIKTTENRESVDLEASSGQIGDNVVLRKLLRGPRYFDPPDSSWGACYNCGEEGHAAVNCTEAKRMKPCYVCGGLGHVAKQCTKTNCYICKKGGHRAKDCPKKHMSARVPKSLTVCLKCGNSGHDMFSCRNDYSPDDLKEIQCYLCKTFGHLCCVNTADAILGEISCYKCGQMGHTGLFTIRYSLK, translated from the exons ATGGGAAAGAAGGAGAAGTCGAAAGCCAATGCAAGAGAGCACGAACAAGTCGGCGAAGCAACCGACAATCTCGACGGCGCTTCCACGCCATCACTCGTGTTCAGTAGCGATGATGATGATGACGAAGCCAATCAAGATCTGAGTCTCAGAATCGTTGAAAAGGCCCTACGAGCGCGAGAGGCAAAGCTTGCAACAAACGACGCCGTTTTAAACGGCGTTGATTCTTCTCTTGTTTCGCCATCGCAGCAATCTGAATTCAAGGTGATGCAAAGCGACGGCGTTTTGGATGGGTCGAGTGGGATCACTGCTTGGGAAATGATGGAAGAGAAGAAAACGACGAAGCTAATGGTGGACTCTGGGTTTTCAAGT GTTATTGTAGCTGCAGATCAAGAGGTGGAAGAGATAATCAAAACTACAGAGAACCGTGAGTCCGTGGATCTGGAAGCAAGTTCGGGTCAGATAGGCGACAATGTGGTTCTGCGAAAGCTGCTT CGGGGTCCAAGATATTTTGACCCTCCAGATAGTAGTTGGGGAGCATGCTATAATTGTGGCGAGGAAGGTCATGCTGCTGTAAACTGTACAGAAGCGAAGCGGATGAAACCGTGCTATGTATGTGGTGGTTTGGGACACGTTGCAAAGCAATGTACTAAG ACGAATTGCTATATCTGTAAGAAAGGTGGCCACCGTGCCAAAGATTGTCCAAAGAAGCACATGTCGGCACGTGTTCCTAAAAGCTTAACGGTGTGCTTGAAGTGTGGGAATTCTGGGCATGATATGTTTTCATGCAGGAATGATTATTCACCGGATGATCTCAAg GAGATTCAATGTTATCTCTGCAAGACATTTGGCCATTTGTGCTGTGTCAATACTGCTGATGCAATACTGGGAGAAATTTCTTGTTACAAATGTGGTCAGATGGGTCATACTGGTTTG TTCACAATTAGATATTCCCTAAAATGA
- the LOC127080455 gene encoding cold shock protein 1 isoform X1, with translation MGKKEKSKANAREHEQVGEATDNLDGASTPSLVFSSDDDDDEANQDLSLRIVEKALRAREAKLATNDAVLNGVDSSLVSPSQQSEFKVMQSDGVLDGSSGITAWEMMEEKKTTKLMVDSGFSSVIVAADQEVEEIIKTTENRESVDLEASSGQIGDNVVLRKLLRGPRYFDPPDSSWGACYNCGEEGHAAVNCTEAKRMKPCYVCGGLGHVAKQCTKTNCYICKKGGHRAKDCPKKHMSARVPKSLTVCLKCGNSGHDMFSCRNDYSPDDLKEIQCYLCKTFGHLCCVNTADAILGEISCYKCGQMGHTGLINKSVPISKTSSSTTY, from the exons ATGGGAAAGAAGGAGAAGTCGAAAGCCAATGCAAGAGAGCACGAACAAGTCGGCGAAGCAACCGACAATCTCGACGGCGCTTCCACGCCATCACTCGTGTTCAGTAGCGATGATGATGATGACGAAGCCAATCAAGATCTGAGTCTCAGAATCGTTGAAAAGGCCCTACGAGCGCGAGAGGCAAAGCTTGCAACAAACGACGCCGTTTTAAACGGCGTTGATTCTTCTCTTGTTTCGCCATCGCAGCAATCTGAATTCAAGGTGATGCAAAGCGACGGCGTTTTGGATGGGTCGAGTGGGATCACTGCTTGGGAAATGATGGAAGAGAAGAAAACGACGAAGCTAATGGTGGACTCTGGGTTTTCAAGT GTTATTGTAGCTGCAGATCAAGAGGTGGAAGAGATAATCAAAACTACAGAGAACCGTGAGTCCGTGGATCTGGAAGCAAGTTCGGGTCAGATAGGCGACAATGTGGTTCTGCGAAAGCTGCTT CGGGGTCCAAGATATTTTGACCCTCCAGATAGTAGTTGGGGAGCATGCTATAATTGTGGCGAGGAAGGTCATGCTGCTGTAAACTGTACAGAAGCGAAGCGGATGAAACCGTGCTATGTATGTGGTGGTTTGGGACACGTTGCAAAGCAATGTACTAAG ACGAATTGCTATATCTGTAAGAAAGGTGGCCACCGTGCCAAAGATTGTCCAAAGAAGCACATGTCGGCACGTGTTCCTAAAAGCTTAACGGTGTGCTTGAAGTGTGGGAATTCTGGGCATGATATGTTTTCATGCAGGAATGATTATTCACCGGATGATCTCAAg GAGATTCAATGTTATCTCTGCAAGACATTTGGCCATTTGTGCTGTGTCAATACTGCTGATGCAATACTGGGAGAAATTTCTTGTTACAAATGTGGTCAGATGGGTCATACTGGTTTG atCAATAAAAGTGTTCCGATCTCAAAGACAAGCTCGAGTACCACGTACTAA